The following are encoded together in the Pseudomonas sp. Leaf58 genome:
- a CDS encoding RES family NAD+ phosphorylase yields the protein MTALVLWRISNYKDLTGIGGTIVSGRWHTKGRPVVYLADWPATCVLEVLVHFEMAMGELPESFTLLRVELPDSVSVKDARGQLKPGWHEQSEVTQAMGDNWLTSSESLLLRVPTAIVPENCNFIFNPLHPDASQAKLTSFEFPADKRLFAKLS from the coding sequence ATGACAGCGCTGGTCTTGTGGCGTATCTCGAACTACAAGGATCTTACTGGCATAGGCGGAACGATCGTTTCAGGCCGCTGGCACACCAAGGGGCGGCCTGTCGTCTACCTGGCCGATTGGCCCGCCACCTGCGTGCTTGAAGTGCTCGTTCATTTTGAGATGGCGATGGGGGAGCTGCCTGAATCTTTCACCCTGCTGCGCGTCGAATTACCTGACTCGGTTTCAGTCAAGGACGCCCGAGGGCAACTCAAGCCTGGCTGGCATGAGCAGTCCGAAGTCACCCAGGCCATGGGGGACAACTGGCTGACCAGCAGCGAATCGTTGCTGCTGCGGGTACCCACGGCCATCGTGCCTGAGAACTGCAACTTCATCTTCAACCCGCTGCACCCCGACGCCAGCCAGGCCAAACTGACTTCCTTCGAGTTCCCAGCAGACAAGCGTCTGTTCGCCAAACTCTCCTGA
- a CDS encoding antitoxin Xre/MbcA/ParS toxin-binding domain-containing protein yields the protein MNTHPDLKVLQILGGSNGMRADALIRSGVPLEALENLTKHGVNPVGVGIINARTLRHRKAKGEALSQEEGDHFYRVSRIVVLAESVFGDKEKAARWLAKPQAMFDGLTPLAAVATTPGYVGVEDALQRIHHGFAA from the coding sequence ATGAACACGCACCCCGATCTCAAGGTGCTTCAGATCCTCGGGGGCTCCAATGGCATGCGCGCTGATGCCCTGATCCGCTCTGGCGTGCCGCTGGAAGCGCTTGAGAACCTTACCAAGCACGGTGTGAACCCCGTGGGCGTGGGGATCATCAATGCCCGTACCCTGCGCCATCGCAAAGCCAAGGGCGAAGCGCTGTCCCAGGAAGAAGGTGATCATTTCTACCGTGTAAGCCGGATCGTTGTCCTGGCTGAATCGGTGTTTGGGGACAAGGAAAAAGCTGCCCGCTGGTTGGCCAAGCCTCAGGCCATGTTTGATGGACTGACGCCGCTGGCCGCTGTCGCCACAACGCCCGGCTATGTTGGCGTAGAAGATGCCCTGCAGCGTATCCATCACGGGTTTGCCGCATGA
- a CDS encoding RNase H1/viroplasmin domain-containing protein produces MAKKFYAVVKGAEPGIYNTWEGGAKEQVHGYPAARFRGFATEEEARSWYCSQVDPDYQEPWEQADLDGYAIMVMLQPHNKSQDHVQLLGTNLYDEVTEALARQAALDEFWTPEHDLMGTPIVEVHFRPEKALEAVKTNQRSKEYVPEPGDGY; encoded by the coding sequence ATGGCCAAGAAATTTTATGCCGTGGTGAAAGGGGCTGAACCAGGAATTTACAATACCTGGGAAGGGGGTGCCAAAGAACAGGTGCATGGCTACCCCGCTGCCCGATTCAGGGGCTTTGCAACCGAAGAGGAAGCCAGAAGCTGGTACTGTAGCCAGGTCGACCCTGACTACCAGGAGCCTTGGGAGCAGGCGGATCTGGACGGGTATGCAATCATGGTTATGCTGCAGCCCCACAACAAGAGCCAAGACCATGTGCAGCTGCTCGGCACCAATCTCTATGATGAAGTGACAGAAGCACTGGCGCGCCAAGCAGCCCTCGATGAGTTCTGGACACCGGAACATGATCTGATGGGCACTCCGATCGTGGAGGTGCACTTTCGGCCTGAGAAGGCACTGGAGGCCGTCAAGACGAACCAGAGGTCAAAAGAGTACGTACCTGAACCTGGTGATGGATACTGA
- the ruvB gene encoding Holliday junction branch migration DNA helicase RuvB: MDNDAPSDKALRPQTLATFKGQPHISEQLSIFISAALARQENLDHVLLCGPPGLGKTTLAGIIANEMGNGFKVTSGPLLQKPGDLATLLVNLEPGDTLFIDEIHRMPMFIEEVLYSAMEDGALDIMMEDKSIRLALEPFTLVGATTRAGMLSAPLRARFGIHFTLGLYNQQDLAEVILDASRRLDVELTREGALIVAGCSRGTPRIALRNLRRIRDVLQSKGQYASTDGGKALTQAMAVLGLRSDGLNDQDVRYLKLLKETFSARAVGVSTISAAMGEDVSTIEESIEPYLLQQGLVSRTSKGRVILPAGMALI, translated from the coding sequence ATGGACAACGATGCTCCTTCAGACAAGGCCCTGCGGCCCCAAACCCTTGCCACATTCAAAGGGCAACCCCATATCTCAGAGCAGCTCTCTATTTTTATCAGTGCCGCACTGGCGAGACAGGAGAATCTTGATCACGTATTGCTGTGCGGCCCGCCTGGGCTTGGCAAGACTACCCTGGCAGGCATCATTGCCAATGAGATGGGCAATGGTTTCAAGGTGACTTCGGGGCCATTACTGCAAAAGCCGGGGGATCTGGCCACGCTCCTGGTCAACCTGGAGCCGGGCGATACACTGTTCATTGATGAAATTCACCGAATGCCGATGTTCATTGAGGAGGTGCTGTATTCCGCGATGGAAGACGGTGCGCTGGACATTATGATGGAGGACAAGAGCATACGGCTGGCGCTTGAGCCTTTTACCCTGGTGGGCGCCACAACCCGCGCTGGGATGCTCTCAGCGCCGCTTAGGGCCCGATTCGGGATCCACTTCACCCTGGGGCTCTACAATCAACAAGACCTCGCAGAAGTGATTCTGGACGCCTCCAGGCGCCTCGATGTGGAGCTCACTCGTGAGGGCGCGCTGATTGTGGCTGGATGCAGTCGTGGAACACCCCGCATTGCCCTGCGTAATCTTCGCCGCATCAGGGACGTGTTGCAAAGCAAGGGGCAATACGCTTCGACGGATGGGGGAAAGGCACTGACACAAGCGATGGCAGTGCTCGGTTTGCGTTCGGATGGGCTTAATGATCAGGATGTACGTTACCTCAAGCTGCTGAAGGAAACATTTTCCGCAAGAGCGGTTGGCGTGAGCACGATTAGCGCTGCCATGGGCGAAGACGTGAGCACCATTGAGGAGTCGATCGAACCCTACCTTCTGCAGCAGGGGCTTGTCAGCCGCACCAGCAAGGGGCGGGTGATATTGCCAGCCGGAATGGCCCTGATCTAG
- a CDS encoding ATP-binding protein → MIHDDHTPNLFLPADDRPAAPDLDAPSTELAMADGLHMADDQPETLFRLLNIHLVDSLSRGRIQTMSIDGGTALTGRNGQGKTSLLSLALIFAGVEPKDVVSQGKDSFIDYYLPNQTSFIVYEYERPDGSRRLVVAYSNSTAERVYFRFVKSGFLREMFVTDDGRFVLAKEFRMRLVQLKIPHADKQVETYVDFRSIIQYWQPHGAESKHRRYLLGMSADYAFTSYNRPLRHLEKLTKGMFSRKANFDDLQQVVADWVFDKQSMGIQTERGLVENWPRDYSAYQNIMGIRPLVNEAIEVRLNLENAEDGMRELKEKFLLLKEHLEVTKAQRESQRDSLEQFLQGRKDEYDQAYSALLADIQAAKADIQQCENTLQSIEDARLKMLGQDVERKRAEYSQREMFAAELHRIEKRHDLVLGAATHIKAKYDQEINAENSRHNDFRTAVAEESAALRHREREEQVAADQRQQDARRTYQEASSAEREALQRAIQEVTQQMGRDQERVNNPVIDPALGEALENKTEQLDQAEAVVALHDKAVRQQESTVSDLQAQSSALDQEITRIKQAASKQLSVIEGIKRAHAPEPDSLLQFLRSNRPDWSDNIAKVINPGLLHRTDLHPQLATISDSLYGIALDLEYVDPVDEADESKLQALLAEAHEELAAIEGQLERASERQKDLRQTHKVAQDELGIARSKLSKARSVKQVIDAEISTLKRDLRKNRDEAMLIAQDTLAETRRKLNLSQQAYDAFARRLASDQDKLDERAKAEKAAISSRYQQAEADLNGKIHAHAQATDLSIRSLKADLNRKLTEEGADVQVIGELEEQMRELKAKLVEIDSWRDLLNKWQHWLEYSEPEKPILATRIEQANTLMTGKKLELEKTTEAWSRTKTDIGATINECRDAINGCVENSLIVDNALKEVLAPFTATKRFEAYEEVWQAEILRASMGGVQARLREADKELRTKVSKMRGAFVTTPLAPPATYFQDRVANLREESSGEVDTRMMLQVIEDWFANHHDKSRRLLIADGRTIFGEIQGLHRELKSFSEKITRFNTGLQEHLTHSSQVFDSITNLKVSIFSSVEELDYWKIISKITDDREQWLTEDTLPNQQAVENLLALLSHWDIKSGINANFKSLVSIRGSVEEKNNLRQFRNRSELENVSSNGLSYLILIILFLGFISKVRGNAPVQLTWCVDELKAIDAENVISLCNYLGQNRITLCTAFPDPDAETLILFENKYKLDAERRLVECKLVATSDADVDVEGDYELDLESA, encoded by the coding sequence ATGATCCACGATGATCACACTCCAAACCTTTTTCTTCCTGCAGATGACCGACCGGCAGCTCCCGACCTCGACGCCCCGTCTACCGAGCTTGCGATGGCAGATGGCCTTCATATGGCCGATGACCAACCCGAGACACTGTTCCGCCTGCTGAACATCCACCTGGTCGACTCGCTGTCACGGGGTCGCATTCAAACCATGAGCATCGACGGCGGCACCGCGCTCACCGGGCGCAACGGCCAAGGCAAGACATCGCTGTTGTCGTTGGCGCTGATCTTCGCGGGTGTTGAGCCTAAAGATGTGGTTTCCCAGGGCAAGGACTCGTTCATCGACTACTACCTGCCCAATCAAACCTCTTTCATCGTCTACGAATACGAGCGCCCAGACGGTAGTAGACGACTCGTCGTGGCCTACAGCAACAGCACGGCTGAGCGCGTCTATTTCCGCTTCGTGAAAAGCGGCTTCTTGCGTGAAATGTTCGTCACCGACGACGGTCGGTTCGTGCTGGCTAAAGAGTTCCGCATGCGGTTGGTTCAACTGAAGATTCCGCATGCTGACAAGCAAGTCGAAACCTATGTCGACTTCAGAAGCATCATTCAGTACTGGCAGCCCCACGGCGCGGAAAGCAAGCACAGACGATACCTGCTTGGCATGTCCGCCGACTACGCCTTCACCAGCTACAATCGCCCCCTGCGCCACCTCGAAAAGCTCACCAAAGGGATGTTCTCGCGCAAGGCGAATTTCGATGACCTGCAGCAGGTCGTGGCGGACTGGGTTTTCGACAAACAGTCGATGGGTATCCAGACGGAGCGCGGTCTTGTCGAGAACTGGCCACGTGACTACAGCGCGTACCAGAACATCATGGGCATCCGGCCCTTGGTCAATGAGGCCATCGAGGTGCGCCTGAATCTGGAAAATGCTGAAGATGGCATGCGGGAGCTGAAGGAAAAATTCCTGCTCCTCAAAGAACACCTCGAAGTGACCAAGGCCCAGCGTGAAAGCCAGCGGGACAGCCTTGAGCAGTTCCTCCAGGGACGCAAGGACGAGTACGACCAGGCCTACAGTGCGCTACTGGCCGACATTCAAGCAGCCAAGGCAGATATACAACAGTGCGAAAACACCCTGCAGAGCATTGAAGATGCGCGCTTGAAGATGCTTGGCCAGGATGTTGAGCGCAAGCGCGCAGAATACAGCCAGCGAGAGATGTTTGCCGCAGAACTCCATCGAATCGAGAAGCGCCACGACCTGGTGCTCGGCGCGGCCACCCACATCAAGGCCAAGTACGATCAGGAAATCAACGCTGAAAACAGTCGTCACAATGACTTTCGTACCGCAGTGGCCGAGGAATCTGCGGCGTTGCGCCACCGTGAGCGTGAGGAGCAGGTTGCGGCAGATCAACGCCAACAGGACGCCAGGCGCACCTATCAGGAAGCCTCCAGTGCAGAGCGCGAGGCTTTGCAACGTGCGATCCAGGAAGTCACCCAGCAGATGGGTCGCGACCAGGAACGTGTGAACAATCCGGTCATCGATCCAGCCCTCGGTGAAGCCCTTGAGAACAAGACTGAACAACTCGACCAAGCAGAGGCAGTCGTCGCGCTACATGACAAGGCAGTCAGGCAGCAAGAAAGCACGGTCAGTGATCTTCAGGCACAGTCGAGTGCCCTTGACCAGGAAATCACCAGGATCAAGCAAGCGGCGAGTAAACAGCTGTCCGTGATTGAAGGTATCAAGCGCGCCCATGCCCCCGAGCCTGACAGCCTGCTTCAGTTTCTGCGATCCAATCGTCCGGACTGGTCAGACAACATTGCAAAAGTGATCAACCCTGGCCTGCTCCACCGCACTGACCTGCATCCTCAGCTTGCCACAATCTCCGACAGCCTCTATGGCATCGCCCTTGACCTGGAATATGTTGACCCCGTGGATGAAGCGGATGAGTCAAAATTGCAGGCATTGCTGGCTGAAGCCCATGAGGAGCTGGCTGCCATCGAAGGCCAGTTGGAGCGCGCAAGCGAGCGCCAGAAAGACCTTCGCCAGACCCACAAGGTTGCCCAGGATGAATTGGGCATCGCCCGATCGAAACTGAGCAAGGCCCGGTCAGTAAAACAAGTCATCGATGCAGAAATCAGCACTCTGAAAAGGGATCTGCGGAAGAATCGCGACGAAGCCATGCTGATTGCCCAGGACACGCTCGCCGAGACAAGGCGCAAGTTGAATCTGTCGCAACAAGCCTATGATGCGTTCGCTCGCCGGCTTGCCAGCGACCAAGATAAGCTCGATGAACGTGCCAAGGCAGAGAAGGCGGCGATCTCTTCCCGGTATCAGCAAGCGGAAGCTGACTTGAATGGCAAGATCCATGCGCATGCTCAGGCCACCGACTTGTCGATACGGTCTTTGAAGGCGGATCTAAACCGCAAGCTGACTGAGGAAGGGGCCGACGTCCAGGTTATTGGAGAGCTCGAAGAGCAAATGCGCGAGCTGAAGGCAAAACTGGTCGAGATCGACAGTTGGCGTGACCTGCTCAACAAATGGCAACATTGGCTGGAATACTCTGAGCCGGAAAAGCCAATCCTTGCGACCAGAATCGAGCAGGCCAACACGCTTATGACCGGCAAGAAGCTGGAGTTGGAAAAGACCACTGAAGCCTGGTCACGCACGAAAACTGACATTGGCGCGACAATCAACGAATGCCGCGACGCCATCAACGGCTGCGTCGAAAATTCGCTGATCGTCGACAACGCCTTGAAAGAAGTATTGGCCCCATTCACTGCCACCAAGCGATTTGAGGCCTATGAGGAGGTCTGGCAGGCCGAAATCCTGCGGGCATCCATGGGCGGTGTTCAGGCTCGCCTTCGCGAGGCGGACAAAGAGCTTCGCACCAAGGTCAGCAAGATGCGCGGAGCATTCGTGACCACGCCACTCGCGCCACCCGCGACGTACTTCCAGGATCGTGTCGCCAACCTGCGAGAAGAGTCCAGCGGTGAGGTCGATACCCGGATGATGCTGCAAGTCATTGAGGACTGGTTTGCCAACCACCACGACAAAAGTCGCCGGCTGTTGATTGCCGATGGGCGCACGATTTTCGGCGAGATCCAGGGCCTTCACCGGGAGCTCAAGAGCTTCTCGGAAAAAATCACCCGCTTCAACACGGGTCTACAGGAACACTTGACCCACAGCTCCCAGGTGTTCGACAGCATCACCAACCTGAAGGTCTCCATCTTCTCCTCCGTGGAAGAGCTCGACTACTGGAAGATCATCAGCAAGATCACCGACGACAGGGAGCAGTGGCTCACCGAAGACACCCTTCCGAACCAGCAGGCAGTGGAGAATCTGCTGGCGCTGCTCAGCCACTGGGACATCAAGAGTGGCATCAACGCCAACTTCAAATCCCTGGTCAGCATTCGCGGCTCCGTGGAGGAAAAGAACAACCTTCGTCAGTTCCGAAATCGCTCCGAGTTGGAGAACGTTTCCTCCAATGGCCTGAGCTATCTGATCCTGATCATCCTGTTCCTGGGCTTCATTTCCAAGGTGCGTGGCAACGCTCCGGTGCAGCTGACCTGGTGTGTCGACGAGCTTAAGGCCATCGATGCCGAGAACGTGATTTCTCTGTGCAATTACCTTGGGCAGAACCGAATCACCCTGTGCACCGCTTTCCCTGATCCGGACGCGGAAACGCTGATTCTGTTCGAGAACAAGTACAAGCTCGATGCGGAACGCCGGCTAGTGGAGTGCAAGCTGGTGGCTACCTCTGACGCTGACGTGGACGTCGAAGGCGATTACGAACTGGATCTGGAGAGCGCCTGA
- a CDS encoding RNA-guided endonuclease TnpB family protein: MTATKTLKLRVKDKHARLLSEWARAVNFTWNYINELSERSIREKGVFLSSYDIQKYTDGAGKLLGLHSHTVQQVGAEYVTRRKQFKKRRLQWRKSSGAKRSLGWIPFKSGAVKWKNGTLTFNKQTFKVWDSYGLGDYALRAGSFNEDSRGRWYFNVVVEVERKLSPGQGQVGIDLGLKTTATCSDGVKFENGRFYRDLEKSLGLAQRARRKARVRAIHAKIANRRKDALHKFSNALVARCGVIVVGDVSSLKLAKTTMAKSVLDAGWGQLKTMLEYKCDHAGIVFKVASERNTTQTCSNCQQLPDSRPRGIAGLGIREWICSGCGITHDRDVNAARNILALGHERPVVGIPFQIG; this comes from the coding sequence ATGACAGCCACCAAAACCCTTAAGCTTCGGGTCAAAGACAAGCATGCGCGACTGCTTTCTGAGTGGGCGCGGGCGGTCAATTTCACCTGGAACTACATTAACGAGTTGAGCGAGCGCTCGATTCGCGAAAAGGGTGTGTTCCTGTCTTCCTACGATATTCAGAAGTACACCGATGGCGCCGGCAAACTCCTTGGCCTGCACAGCCACACCGTGCAGCAAGTGGGTGCCGAGTATGTCACCCGGCGCAAGCAATTCAAGAAGCGTCGCCTGCAATGGCGCAAATCCTCCGGCGCCAAGCGCAGCCTGGGCTGGATACCCTTTAAAAGTGGTGCTGTGAAATGGAAAAATGGCACGCTGACGTTTAACAAGCAGACCTTTAAAGTCTGGGATTCCTACGGGCTCGGTGATTATGCGTTGAGAGCGGGATCATTCAACGAGGATTCACGGGGCCGCTGGTACTTCAATGTGGTGGTGGAGGTCGAGCGCAAGCTGTCGCCAGGCCAAGGCCAGGTGGGCATCGACCTGGGCCTGAAAACCACGGCCACCTGCAGCGATGGGGTTAAGTTTGAAAATGGTCGCTTTTACCGCGACCTTGAAAAATCCCTTGGACTGGCGCAACGCGCCAGACGTAAAGCACGTGTGAGGGCCATCCACGCCAAGATCGCGAATCGGCGCAAGGACGCTCTGCACAAATTCAGCAATGCGCTGGTAGCGCGTTGCGGAGTGATTGTGGTGGGCGATGTCAGCTCACTGAAACTCGCCAAGACCACGATGGCCAAATCCGTGCTCGATGCCGGTTGGGGTCAACTGAAAACGATGCTGGAATACAAGTGCGATCACGCAGGCATCGTCTTCAAGGTTGCCAGTGAAAGAAACACCACCCAAACCTGCTCGAACTGCCAGCAATTGCCAGATTCGAGGCCGAGAGGTATCGCAGGGCTTGGAATAAGAGAATGGATTTGCAGTGGGTGCGGTATCACCCACGATCGCGACGTCAACGCCGCCAGAAACATTCTTGCGCTCGGGCATGAGCGTCCAGTTGTGGGAATCCCCTTCCAAATCGGATGA
- a CDS encoding disulfide bond formation protein B, with protein sequence MKRLSLLCTPWLVAIVPALMLLVALATQHFLGWEPCTICVEIRAGLAACTLASLLLILTSTFNRYIMIGFRLMLMACSLGVVFLSAKVWLLERHIIEATSCSPFPFYAQHIPLNEWLPYVFASAGLCGEGDFAILGVSFTAWTLLAVVAYFILVWVLTGRACLNDGQAACQPTSSAH encoded by the coding sequence ATGAAACGCCTTTCCCTGTTGTGTACCCCCTGGCTGGTGGCGATCGTGCCCGCCCTGATGTTGCTGGTGGCGTTAGCCACTCAGCATTTCCTTGGCTGGGAGCCCTGCACGATTTGCGTTGAGATCCGCGCTGGGCTTGCCGCCTGTACACTTGCCAGCCTTCTGCTGATCCTGACAAGCACCTTCAACCGGTACATCATGATCGGCTTCAGGCTGATGCTGATGGCCTGCTCTTTGGGCGTGGTGTTCTTGAGTGCGAAGGTATGGTTGCTTGAACGCCACATCATCGAGGCCACGTCATGCAGCCCCTTCCCTTTCTATGCCCAGCACATTCCGCTGAACGAATGGCTACCGTACGTGTTTGCTAGCGCGGGGTTGTGCGGTGAAGGCGACTTTGCCATCCTCGGCGTGTCATTCACCGCGTGGACATTGCTAGCTGTCGTCGCATATTTCATCCTCGTCTGGGTGCTTACCGGACGAGCCTGCCTTAACGATGGCCAGGCAGCTTGCCAGCCCACTTCCTCCGCTCACTAG
- a CDS encoding GatB/YqeY domain-containing protein, translating into MSLFEAVQTKRAELRKDATQVTGFKILTLLVGELETLTKGKEVEVAITDELVVGAIKKLIKSNTETIRLSGDNPRLATENATLQAFLPAEMSEDQLREALSASGATSMKDAMKYLGEHFAGRYDKGKASAIAKALLQ; encoded by the coding sequence ATGAGCTTATTCGAGGCAGTGCAAACAAAACGGGCTGAGTTGCGCAAGGACGCTACTCAGGTTACAGGCTTCAAAATCCTTACCCTGCTGGTCGGCGAGCTCGAAACGCTCACCAAGGGCAAGGAAGTCGAGGTCGCCATCACTGATGAACTGGTGGTAGGGGCAATCAAGAAATTGATCAAGTCCAACACCGAAACCATCAGGCTCAGCGGCGACAACCCTCGCCTGGCAACCGAGAACGCGACCCTGCAGGCCTTCCTGCCGGCTGAAATGAGCGAAGACCAGTTGCGTGAGGCGCTAAGCGCCAGTGGCGCGACAAGCATGAAGGACGCCATGAAGTACCTGGGCGAGCATTTCGCTGGCCGCTACGACAAGGGCAAAGCCTCGGCGATCGCCAAGGCGCTGCTGCAATAA
- a CDS encoding opioid growth factor receptor-related protein, whose product MVPVHAVPECASGARTTRHSGVRSDQLEFTHTYIQWLFPLPEVSTINPEAPVLTALHCEAVAISPLLKKQIGINLDLMLRHWGIQRQAVDFIKAANFDTQSVLWLTEFDHNHLRITRVLAFLAMTGFGVVAERLYTFFHARLQDELYNKIGALKYWRDAIRRSPPPV is encoded by the coding sequence TTGGTTCCAGTTCATGCAGTCCCTGAGTGCGCCTCAGGGGCACGCACTACGCGACATTCAGGCGTTCGATCCGATCAACTGGAGTTCACGCACACCTACATTCAGTGGCTGTTTCCCTTGCCAGAAGTATCCACCATCAATCCAGAAGCCCCCGTGCTCACTGCGCTGCATTGTGAGGCGGTCGCGATCAGCCCTCTGCTAAAAAAGCAGATTGGCATCAACCTGGATCTAATGCTCAGGCACTGGGGAATTCAGCGCCAGGCCGTGGACTTCATCAAGGCCGCCAATTTCGACACGCAGTCGGTGCTATGGCTTACAGAATTCGACCACAACCACCTGCGCATCACCCGTGTCCTGGCCTTCCTGGCCATGACCGGGTTTGGTGTAGTCGCAGAAAGGCTCTATACCTTCTTCCACGCCCGCCTGCAGGATGAGCTGTACAACAAGATTGGGGCGTTGAAATATTGGCGAGACGCAATCAGGCGCTCGCCACCCCCTGTGTAG
- a CDS encoding type II secretion system protein — MNTDNQHGFSLIELVMVIALMTTLALVTMATFSKAPDDLGAIPQTSGINSAPNEVVTPSRSTTSSF, encoded by the coding sequence ATGAACACTGACAACCAACACGGGTTTTCTCTTATCGAGTTGGTTATGGTTATTGCCCTAATGACCACCCTAGCCCTTGTGACCATGGCGACATTCTCAAAAGCGCCCGATGATTTGGGGGCAATACCCCAAACAAGCGGCATCAACAGCGCACCAAATGAAGTCGTGACCCCGTCGCGCTCCACGACCAGTTCTTTCTAA
- a CDS encoding alpha/beta hydrolase, with amino-acid sequence MSFLTHGFFATLLPVWISSLVEGMDMQPIRIKSFLLYLIIALTAGGCASVSKETSTRPPFGENTGGDKEIIFEDPVIPVPGGGISGQRIMVIDRDEGAVAAAYRVIEADGKFTRLKVSYATNRLAKKVDGNLQYTAEPGDLSFGYCYVSIPKDHRMGEMEAPSKWRLEFRPNPEKHIVLMSAAKTTREQFFSDINGALADTKGSSAFVFVHGFNVSFEDAARRTAQMAYDLEFKGVPVFFSWPSQGNIPSYTVDERNIEWAEADLKSFLLDFLRNSHADNVYVIGHSMGTRALSRSIASIGAEDPASARKIRGVILAAPDIDAVVFKRDIAPKLIGTGRNVTMYASSNDEALGLSKKIHGYQRAGDTKGELVIVSGMDTIDASNVDTSLVGHTYYGDNRSIISDMYYLLKSQLPVQDRAGLSSAGKAPALYWVFKP; translated from the coding sequence ATGTCATTCCTGACGCATGGATTCTTTGCTACTCTTTTGCCAGTATGGATTTCATCACTGGTTGAGGGCATGGATATGCAACCCATCAGGATCAAGAGCTTCTTACTTTACTTGATAATCGCTCTTACGGCGGGCGGCTGTGCCTCTGTCTCAAAGGAAACCTCAACACGTCCCCCCTTTGGTGAGAATACAGGCGGGGACAAGGAGATAATTTTTGAGGATCCTGTGATTCCAGTCCCCGGAGGGGGGATTTCAGGCCAAAGAATCATGGTCATTGACAGAGATGAAGGGGCAGTAGCAGCTGCATATAGGGTTATCGAAGCCGATGGGAAATTTACCCGCCTGAAAGTGAGCTATGCCACAAACAGGCTGGCGAAGAAGGTAGATGGCAACCTGCAATACACGGCAGAGCCTGGCGATTTGTCGTTCGGGTATTGCTATGTCAGCATCCCCAAGGATCATCGCATGGGCGAAATGGAGGCACCCTCGAAGTGGCGTCTTGAGTTCAGGCCAAACCCCGAGAAACACATCGTGTTGATGTCTGCCGCCAAAACAACCAGGGAGCAGTTCTTCAGTGACATCAATGGTGCCCTGGCTGACACCAAGGGTTCCAGTGCCTTTGTGTTTGTCCATGGCTTCAACGTCAGCTTCGAAGATGCTGCTCGGCGAACCGCGCAGATGGCGTATGATCTGGAGTTCAAAGGCGTGCCGGTGTTTTTCAGTTGGCCCTCCCAAGGCAATATCCCCTCCTACACCGTGGATGAACGCAACATCGAATGGGCAGAAGCCGACTTGAAAAGCTTCCTGCTGGACTTTCTGCGCAACTCCCACGCCGATAACGTGTATGTGATCGGCCACAGCATGGGTACCAGGGCCTTGTCGCGATCAATCGCCAGCATCGGCGCGGAGGATCCTGCATCCGCCAGGAAAATCAGAGGAGTGATCCTGGCTGCACCTGACATCGATGCGGTTGTATTCAAGCGCGATATAGCACCGAAGCTGATCGGCACCGGTCGAAATGTCACGATGTATGCCTCATCGAATGACGAGGCCCTGGGCCTCTCCAAAAAAATTCATGGCTATCAACGCGCCGGGGATACCAAAGGCGAACTGGTGATCGTCAGTGGCATGGACACTATTGATGCCTCGAATGTCGACACCAGCCTCGTTGGGCATACCTACTACGGCGACAACCGATCCATCATCTCTGACATGTACTACCTGCTGAAGTCTCAACTCCCTGTCCAGGATCGAGCAGGTTTGTCCTCTGCCGGCAAGGCACCCGCACTGTACTGGGTGTTCAAACCCTGA